The Pedobacter roseus genome contains a region encoding:
- a CDS encoding SusD/RagB family nutrient-binding outer membrane lipoprotein, translated as MKNQFKKYILLMMAGASFLSACKKDFGDLNTNPNTPLSPSTKFLFASAVIGTRGVPNGAAGLLYVQHMAEFIYTNESRYSQIQYSYDGIYSGPVQDLQRIIKLNTDPATKATKEVTDNGSNANQIGHARILKAFLMLQITDRWGNVPYTESGLGLLNTQPKFDTQKFIYNDLLKELKEAPLQITTAQPNDPLFGGDITKWKKWANSLRAIVALRMMKTEDVATAKVAFTEAVAAGLMTSNADNAIFAYQANSTYESPWYTNYVRNGRIDYGVSQTVVDKNMVVNADPRLPIFSRTVGTPAAYKGIPYGVTDQYTAGVDGALLGRAIYSNVFPLQLTTYSQMCFTMSEAALEGWIPGGDAEMINWYIKGIDASMDQWAAIQVSTNATPAVTITAANKLTYEAQPNVLLTAALTHNQKLEKIQTQKWLNFYMNNGYEAWAEWRRTGYPVLVPARDAANADKQIPRRQAYPKTESDLNKTNYDAAVAAQGPDALSTRLWWDKP; from the coding sequence ATGAAAAATCAATTTAAAAAATATATATTATTGATGATGGCGGGTGCGAGCTTTTTATCAGCTTGTAAAAAGGATTTCGGAGATTTAAATACGAATCCAAATACGCCGTTATCTCCAAGCACGAAATTCTTGTTCGCCAGTGCGGTTATTGGAACAAGAGGTGTTCCGAATGGTGCGGCAGGTTTGTTGTATGTGCAGCACATGGCAGAATTTATTTATACCAATGAGTCGAGGTATTCGCAGATCCAATACTCGTATGATGGAATCTATTCAGGTCCTGTACAAGATTTACAGCGTATTATTAAGTTAAATACAGATCCTGCTACAAAGGCAACTAAGGAAGTAACAGATAATGGTAGCAATGCTAACCAGATTGGTCATGCCAGGATCTTGAAAGCCTTTTTAATGCTTCAGATAACTGATAGATGGGGTAATGTTCCCTACACTGAATCAGGTTTAGGTTTATTGAATACTCAGCCTAAATTTGATACGCAGAAATTCATTTATAATGATCTTTTGAAAGAACTTAAAGAAGCTCCGTTGCAAATAACAACAGCGCAGCCTAATGATCCTTTGTTTGGTGGTGATATCACTAAATGGAAAAAATGGGCAAATTCTTTAAGGGCGATCGTTGCTTTAAGAATGATGAAAACTGAGGATGTTGCTACCGCCAAAGTGGCATTTACAGAAGCAGTAGCTGCTGGCTTAATGACTTCTAATGCTGATAATGCAATTTTTGCTTATCAGGCAAATTCAACTTATGAGAGCCCTTGGTATACAAACTATGTAAGAAACGGTCGTATAGATTATGGTGTTTCGCAAACTGTAGTTGATAAAAACATGGTGGTTAATGCTGACCCACGTTTGCCTATTTTCTCTAGAACCGTTGGAACTCCAGCTGCTTATAAAGGAATTCCATATGGTGTTACAGATCAGTATACTGCTGGTGTTGATGGAGCATTATTAGGAAGGGCAATTTACAGCAACGTTTTCCCGTTACAGTTAACAACCTATTCTCAAATGTGCTTTACAATGTCTGAAGCTGCTTTAGAAGGTTGGATCCCTGGTGGTGATGCTGAAATGATTAATTGGTATATCAAAGGTATTGATGCATCTATGGATCAATGGGCTGCTATTCAGGTTTCAACAAATGCTACTCCAGCTGTTACTATTACAGCTGCGAATAAATTAACTTATGAGGCACAACCTAATGTTTTGTTAACCGCTGCTTTAACCCACAACCAAAAATTAGAGAAAATTCAAACCCAAAAATGGTTAAATTTCTATATGAACAATGGTTATGAGGCATGGGCAGAATGGAGAAGAACTGGTTACCCAGTTTTAGTTCCGGCTCGTGATGCTGCAAATGCGGATAAACAAATTCCAAGAAGACAAGCATACCCTAAAACGGAAAGTGACTTGAACAAGACGAACTATGATGCTGCTGTAGCGGCTCAAGGTCCTGATGCTTTAAGCACCCGTTTATGGTGGGATAAACCTTAA